From Leishmania donovani BPK282A1 complete genome, chromosome 34, the proteins below share one genomic window:
- a CDS encoding amastin-like surface protein, putative, which yields MAYNITVIVYVVVQFAAFLLVLAGTPLDIFRGVAPEILGHRMVCITLFGMKVDCYNKTYLETTEELWAECLNRLNRFHAAQAFAIISILVYFAAFTFGLLLLFCCPCLRWVCLALNVAGILTLCVVWAAMVVTYYTDDSADCVKAKDEFTFGIGFDLLMTAWCLDIINMIVMLCYAVINHAVKENET from the coding sequence ATGGCATACAATATCACCGTCATTGTCTACGTGGTCGTGCAGTTCGCGGCGTTTCTTCTGGTGCTGGCAGGAACGCCGCTGGACATCTTTCGCGGTGTGGCTCCGGAGATTTTGGGGCACCGTATGGTTTGCATCACACTGTTTGGTATGAAAGTGGACTGCTACAATAAGACATATTTAGAAACAACGGAGGAGTTGTGGGCGGAGTGTTTAAACCGCCTGAACCGCTTCCACGCTGCACAGGCGTTCGCTATCATCTCCATCCTTGTATACTTTGCGGCATTCACGTTTGGGTTGCTTCTGCTCTTCTGCTGCCCCTGCTTGCGTTGGGTCTGCCTGGCACTCAACGTTGCTGGCATCCTCACCTTGTGCGTTGTTTGGGCGGCCATGGTGGTGACGTACTATACAGATGATAGCGCAGACTGCGTAAAGGCCAAAGACGAATTCACCTTCGGTATCGGCTTTGACCTCTTGATGACGGCTTGGTGCCTGGATATCATCAACATGATTGTCATGCTCTGCTACGCAGTTATTAACCACGCGGTAAAAGAAAACGAGACG
- a CDS encoding pyroglutamyl-peptidase I (PGP), putative, with product MLHSKAGIVVFITGYGPFATVKVNPSSDIALRVVENLKRHPDVAEMRYTELDVSVTTVAAYFEKVEREIADIIAEHGAGKVKILLCHLGVHNDTTGLIRIEVQGYNELFASVPDVDGKVLNHEPIVPEDGTIEVFHESWFGKAGSPQLEKLERLIQQVNDTIAESWHHSVTGAVTKNEVTPSDADRKGMVMPAFQAPSWAISRNAGRYLCNCALYHALRLQEKNPGIVYGVFIHVVDPIRGKTESEGGPIVAYNPTTMVQSVQVQRFMHGLLSLMTT from the coding sequence ATGCTGCACTCAAAGGCGGGCATCGTCGTGTTCATCACGGGCTACGGACCCTTCGCCACTGTGAAGGTGAACCCCAGCTCCGACATTGCCCTTCGTGTCGTGGAGAACCTGAAGCGCCATCCCGACGTAGCGGAGATGCGCTACACGGAGCTGGATGTCAGCGTGACCACCGTCGCGGCGTACTTTGAGAAGGTGGAGAGGGAAATTGCCGACATCATCGCCGAAcacggcgccggcaaggTGAAGATCCTTCTCTGCCACCTAGGTGTTCACAATGACACAACGGGGCTCATCCGCATCGAGGTGCAGGGCTACAACGAGCTCTTTGCCAGCGTCCCTGACGTGGACGGTAAGGTGCTCAACCACGAGCCCATTGTACCGGAGGACGGCACGATCGAAGTATTTCACGAGAGCTGGTTCGGCAAGGCGGGCTCGCCGCAGCTCGAGAAGCTGGAGCGCTTGATTCAGCAGGTGAACGACACCATTGCCGAGTCATGGCATCACTCTGTGACGGGTGCCGTGACCAAAAATGAGGTGACACCCTCGGACGCAGACAGAAAGGGCATGGTGATGCCAGCGTTTCAGGCTCCGAGCTGGGCAATTTCGCGCAACGCAGGGCGCTACCTGTGCAACTGCGCCCTCTACCACGCACTTCGACTTCAGGAAAAGAATCCGGGCATCGTCTATGGTGTCTTCATTCACGTTGTCGATCCGATTCGCGGCAAGACGGAGAGCGAGGGCGGTCCAATTGTGGCTTACAACCCAACGACAATGGTGCAATCGGTGCAAGTGCAGCGTTTCATGCACGGCCTGCTGTCTTTGATGACCACGTGA